AGCTATAATGCATTAAAAGTTTTGGCTGTGTCCTGCCAAGCTCATGTTGTGTGGTGGTTGGTCAGTCTTTTGCTTCTACTAGCCTGTATCAGCCTATACCTGCAAGCGACCATGGCATTTATTCCCACTCAAACCTTCCTGGattatttttaatgaaatacCAGTCACAAAATTCAATCCGCCATATTCTGTTGCATGGGCATACTATTGCATAAAAAGGGAAAAGAGTTTAGTTGAGATAATATTCTTGCTGACAGAGGAGGAGACCATTTGGAATTGTTCTTGAAAACGTCTGATGAAATCTTATCATCACTGGGTTTTAGTTTGCTCACTTCTTGTGCCAAGACAAAGGGTCAAAGGTCTGTCATTCCAGGTCTTGATATATTTATGCATGGGAAgaaaacctgtgtgtgtgtgtgtggccaaaTCCCTGCCTTACAAAATAAATTAATCCAGCCATGATCAGGAGGGAGGAGCTGCTTGCTTTCTGTTGTGCAGTTCAAGGTTCGGCAGCAGTGCCTTCACACACAAAGTGAAGCAGAGGAAGAACACGGGGGACTAGAAGAGAAGACCACGGCTTTGTCCATAACCACAAACAGGAACCAGGAGGCTTTCAATCAATCTATCCACAGGTTAGTCCCTAACCCAAGCCAGGTCTGTTCTCTGCAAATGTGTATTTTCCTTAATGCTTGTAAGCTAGGGTGTGAGCATGGTCCTTTCAAACAGGGGCTCATGAGTCTGGGggtttgcttcttttttttaaagccaaaagATGATCAGAAATTCAACAGCAATGCTTATCTCATATTGGCACATTCATGCCAGGGAAAATGCTCCCCTGCTGAATTCCTCATTCTTGTCAGttcttcagagagagagagagaaaactgacaaggtaaaagagagggaaacattcatttaaaagacTAATTTATTCATCTCATAAGTTCTTTTTAGACCTTGAAATTGAATAAAAGTGCCTGGTGAATGCTTCCAAGCAAGTTTGCTTTGAGAAGTGTCATAAACAAAACTAAGAGTGAGTGGGGTGTGGGCTGACCAGGCGTGGGTGTGGGCTgaccaggaatcccagccaaacAGCCTTGCTCTGGTGCGCACACAATGTGATTGCCAAAATCAACAAGTTAAACTTTTCAAGACCTCGATGAAAACGTTGATATTTTGTATGCTGGTCTGCAAAAGAGTTACGGATGGTGGATGCCTGGAACAAAATaaaccttttatttttatttttaatcttgaCAAAATATATTatcaaaacacaaaaaagaaaaggaaaaaaatcagcaaaactACTATAGAGATTACATAACCACCCATTTAAAAGCTGAATCATATTTCCTTTTAGGAAGCATAGAAAACCTTATATTGACAAAACTGGCTGAGAGTCTGGTCATCTTTCCACAGACTTGAGCACAGGTTTTGTTTTTATATAAAGTGTAAGACAGATTCCGTGAGATAGGAATAGCTAAGGAGAAGAAGGACTAAAGCTGGAGAAAATGCATCTGTTAACGCTAGTTCTAGGCAACAGAAGTCATTAGGAAAACAGTTGGAAAAACTGAAGAACTGTGATTAGGAAACAAATGGCtgttttgctctctttctctTATGCCCTGGTGTACTTTTCATCCATCTTCAATTCAGTTGGCAACATATTTATAGAGGCTTGTTGAAGTTAGAGCTagaattttgaaagaaaaatcatTTATAAAAATCTATACCATCTCcgagccccctggtggcacagcggcttaaaccaatgagctgctgaacttgttgaccgaacggttggtggttcaaatctgtgcagctcaaaaacatgcaaatgtgagtagatcaaaaggtaccgcttctgtaggaaggtaacggcagtccatgcagtcatgctggccacatgaccttggaggtgtctgtggacaaagccagttctttggcttacaaatggagatgagcaccaccgtcTAGAgtaagacatgactagacttaatgtcaggcgaaaTCTTTCCCTTTACCTTACTATGCCATTTCTATCTGAACTAATAAACAAATATTAGACAGATAACCACTAGGCTCAATCTATGAACCTCATACTtgtgaccttgtcacatggctgctGGAGTCGTTCTGTGTCATCGGGGTGTGGGGAACCCTGCATCCCACTCCTCTCATTGCTTGGCTCCAGTAAAGGGCGATCCCATAGGGGAAAGCATCAATTGCGTAGCTTCCCCCATGGCAAAACtggaagcctcttgtgttgccAAGGCAGTGGCATGCACTGGCTCCACCTTACTTCACTCATGGAGACCTGCCGGCGTCTGATGGGAGGCGGCAGGCTCTGttggtgacctgggctaaactggCATACGCCACTGATTTTAGCCAATTGTGATGAGGCTGTTGTCTGTTGATTGTTAGTCCCTTTTTTACTACTCCCTTAAATAACTCTGTATGTCCATGCTTCTACTTTTAATAATACCATCTCCACTTTTTATGGGGGTGAATACTATATGGTCTCAAGTAGCACTGAAAGGGGAATTAAACTTCTTTGGTCCAAGAgatatgtaccgtatatactcaagtatcagccgacccgaatataagacgaggcacctaattttaccacaaaaaacctggAAAAACCTATTGACtgaaatataagccaagggtgagaaatgcagcagctactggtaaatttcaaaataaaaatagataccaataaaattaccttaactgaggcatcagtatagaatcatagaatcatagagttggaagagacctcatgggccatccagtccaaccccctgccaagaagcaggaatattgcattcaaagcacccctgacagatcgccatctatcctctgtttaaaagcttccaaagaaggagcctccaccacactccagggcagagagttccactgctgaactgctctcacagtcaggaagttcttcctcatgttcagatggaatctcctttcttgtagtttgaagccattgttccgcgtcctagtctccagggaagcagaaaacaagcttgctccctcctccctgtgacttcttctcatatatttatacatggctatcatatctcctctcagccttctcttcttcaagctaaacatgcccagctctttaagccgctcctcatagggcttgttctccagacccttgatcatttgagttgccctcctccggacacattccagcttctcaatatctctcttgaattgtggtgcccagaattggacacaatattccaggtgtggtctaaccaaagcggaatagaggggtagcattactttcctagatctagacactatgctcctattgatgcaggccaaaatcccattggatttttttgctgccacatcacattgttggctcatgtttatgaatatatacataaaactgtaatttaagataagactgtccaactctgattaaaccattattctaaccttattcaatgtaaatgtgctcacGTATCcttacaataatagagtaaaataataaatataataataacaataataatagagtaaaataataaataaattaataacaataataaatagagtaaaataataaatagaataataataataataataaatagagtaagataataaatgtaataataactaataataatgttaaaataataaatgtaataataataataaatagagttaaaataaatgtaataatcataacagtaaaataataaataaccttgactcaagtataagcgaAGGGGGTCTgtttcagtctaaaaaagggctgaaaaactaggcttatactcgagtatatacagtatcttaTTCCTCTTGTTTTATTTTCCCCCCTTTCAAAGCAACTATGTGGCTCTACCTGGCTCTTCTGGTGGGGCTTTACTTCCTCCTCCGATGGTACCGGGAAGGACAGACTGTGGAGAACCTCAGGGAGAAATACATCTTCATCACCGGCTGTGACTCTGGCTTTGGGAATAAGCTGGCCAAGCAGCTGGATGCTCAGGGCCTGCGGGTATTGGCAGCCTGTTTCACCCAGAAAGGGGCAGAAGAGCTGGAGCGGCTGACGTCCGACCAGCTGAAAACCACCATCTTGGACATCAGCAGCACAGAGAGTGTTGCGGCAGCAACAGAGTGGGTGAAAGGAATTGTGAAGAACAAAGGTAACAGTCTCCCTGTACTTCTTTTGTGTTTTCTCTATATTGCCTATCAATTAAGTGAATAGCACAACTGATGATCTTCAAACATTCCCAACTGGAGGCAGAGTCACCAACAGTTCAGAAGCAAAGACCCTGGTCTACTCTTAGGCTTTTTTAGACAGCAGCTCAATATGCAAAATGAGCAGAATAAGTTTTGTATGGCCCGAAATAAAACAGGACCACCTGCTAAACCATGCTGCCAGTCTGAAATAAAATTAGACTATCTGATGAATCTTGGGAAATGGTTCAGAATGAAGGAGCTACCCCCCTCCCTGATCCTTTTCTGCCACTCAATCTGCCAGTCCCTGCAGGTACAGTATATGCCTGCTCGTAGTAAATGCTTAGCAGTCTTACCTATTCCAGTTCCTTCACAACAAGCAATTTCATAAAGAAGAAGGCAAAAAGTGCAGCTTTGAAAACAAAAGCTGTGGTTCGAATAGCTTGATAGCGGTTTATGTCTACCTGATCTAACCCAGTACTGAAAATATACATAAAGATCCCAATCCTACTAAAATAATTCTGCTAAAATAAGAGAAGCATTTGCTTTATTCTATCAAATATTATCTAAGGAAGATAATAAAGGTCATCTGGAGGAAATTTTAGGTACAATGTtaggagaggaggaaaaacaaagatTAAATTCTGAGCTCACAGAACAGGAAATAAAGGAAGTGGTAAAGAAAGTTTAAAAATCTAAAACTCCAGGATTGAATGGTTTCTCAGCAGAATTTTATAAGGAATGTATAGAAATATTAGACCCAGAAATGCAAAGGTTATTTAGCAATATAATGAGAGGAGAGAAAGCCCTTAACACAGTACGGAAGAGTCATTTTGAAACCACAGAGAAACCCGAAAGGCTCATATGGACCAATCAGCTTATTAAACCAAGACcacaaaaaaattgcaaaaattcTAGCAAATAGTGATAAAGGGATAAAAGAGGATCGATATGGATTTGTGAAAGGAAGGTACATTGGACATTAAGTatcagaaatataataaatataatggagTACAGACAAGGAACGAAATTAGCATTATTAAATTTAGATATATACAAAGCATAATAAATCATGAATTTCTATGGGAGACAATGAACAAATTTGGAATAGGAGACCCATTTATAaagataaagtaaaggtaaaggttttcccctgacattaagtccagccgggtcagcctctggggtgtggtgctcatctccatttctaagctgaagagccagtgttgtccgtagacacctccaaggtcatgtggctggcatgactgcatggagcgctgttaccttcccgccagagtggtacctattgatctactcacaattgcgtattttcgaactgctaggttggcagaagctgcagctgacagcggaagttcacgccgctccctggattcaaacctgtgacctttcagtaaacaagctcagcagttcagcgctttaacccactgcgccactggttaAGGCACTATAAAGAGAAAGCAAAGCCATTTTTTGTGGGGGAGTAAACGAGTTTCCCATTCAAAGGAGAGTCAGGCAAGGCTGCCCCCTATCACCACATCTAGTTATAATGAGAATTGAAACATTGACAGACAGAATAAGAAACAGTGTAAAGACAGAAGGCTATAAATGCGATTGTAAGGAAATTATAATTGACTCTTTATGCTGATGACATCATGATGGTATTATCTAACCCTTAAATAGGAAtaagataattaaaaattatattgacagattttggaaaaaaaaaacaaaattgggAGTGAATAAAAAGAAATCAGAAATCATGTATTTTGAGgtaaatgaaacagaaaaaagagaaatagatAATATAACAGAAATAGGTATGGGAAAGgcgaaataaaatatttaggagtGACTATACAAAAGAACATAAAAAAGGATGGTAGGCAAAATAAATGTTTCTGATAACAAAATTATTGTATTTACTCTAAGTTCTCTCAATGGAAATTAAACAAAGACAATGTAATATCTGGAACAGGACTATAAAGAAATGAATCTTAGGAGAAAGGAAATCCAAATCCAAAATGCTAAATAAAGTACACTTTACACTCCAGGAAAGATTGGGTTGGGGAATTCCAAACATGGAACTATATTATGAAGTGCTTCAGTTTGAACCATTATTTGAAAatatgaaagagaaaagagataaATGGTTTCAGGTAGAAGGAGGAGTCAATAAGGGAGAGGCAAGCTTTGGAATCTTCACAAGGAATTTGGGAACAAGCATTAAAAGGACAAGAGGCCTCGGAAAATTGGCATTAAAATATGGAAATAAATGGGAAGCTAATTGGATGCCAGGAACATCAACATTGACCCCTTTTGAGAGTCTTTATGAGAAGGAGTTTGATTCTAGCATGAGGCAAAAAGCTCAGTCCTGGGAACCACAGTCAGAACATGAACCCCAGCTGTATTTTAACTATGAGTATTTTGTGACCTAGGAGGCatttacagacaacaccagctcttcggcttaaaagtgaatatgagcaccaccccacagagctggaggcaactagacttaatgtcaaggggaaacctttatcattACCTTTTATCTTGTATTAAAATAGTGTTTGATCTTTTTTGCTTTAATGATGCTTTACCCTGCTTCAAGTCGCAAGGAAAAGTCAGTAAAAATgtgttatcattatattattataataatataattaagacCAATATTTTGGCaccagtgtgtatatatgtgcatgtgcctTGCTCTGATGCCAACAGAGTGGGATGTCAGGTCTGTTGACTTTTAGGTGGTTAGACCAATAAAgagtatttctaataaatagcagtACAATATGCATTCCCAGACAACACCGAGCACATCAGAtagttttatataaaggacaccattttaccaTACCACTGTATAAAATGGGATTGGAGCATCCAAGGATTTTTGTATCCTCAAGAATCAAACCACAGTGGACAATACATGGAAATGGGACATGGAAAGGGCAGCTCTAAATATGTACATTCTCTTCCCACAGGGCTCTGGGGCTTGGTCAACAACGCTGGTATAGGTTTTCCTACAGCACCCAATGGGTGGCTGACCAAGGATGACTTTGCCAAGGTGATCAATGTCAACCTGCTTGGTCTGATTGACGTGACATTGCACATGCTGCCCCTGGTGAGAGAAGCCAGAGGAAGGATCGTCAATGTGGCCAGTGTTATGGGAAGAGTGGCGGGCTTTGGAGGAGGATACTGTCCTTCCAAGTATGGTGTGGAAGCCTTTTCAGACTGCCTAAGGTAAGACTGTTGGTGCTTTTCCTTAGCCAAGTAACATGGTGTTTTCCTCATTCCATTTGTTATCGAAGAAAGATGCAGGCTTCTTGAGTTACAGTGATTTATTGCAGATATCTAGATAGCTTGTGTCCAGGCAATCTAACAAACCATATTTTCCCACTGGATAGGCCTCACTTTCAGGCCAGATAAACTGCTTCCCAAAGTACTAAAGGAACAGACTAATGTTccccattttgttagtttttttgAGAAATCTTAGAGAATAGGTGTCAGTTCCAAAAGTCTGCAGAAGGGCTTCAAAAAGggtttaaagaagaagaagaagaagaagaagaagaagaaacaccattattattattattattattattattattattattattattattcaatccgGTCATTGTTAAGACATGGTTGAAATGCTGTGGGCATCATTTATCTGAAGTTCAGCAAAGCATTTGATGAAGTCCTTTAGGATATTGTGATTGGCAAACTACCTGTATTTGCTCGAATCTAGagcaccatcaaatgtaatgcgcacctcaattttcaa
This genomic interval from Anolis sagrei isolate rAnoSag1 chromosome 2, rAnoSag1.mat, whole genome shotgun sequence contains the following:
- the LOC132768364 gene encoding retinol dehydrogenase 16-like, which produces MWLYLALLVGLYFLLRWYREGQTVENLREKYIFITGCDSGFGNKLAKQLDAQGLRVLAACFTQKGAEELERLTSDQLKTTILDISSTESVAAATEWVKGIVKNKGLWGLVNNAGIGFPTAPNGWLTKDDFAKVINVNLLGLIDVTLHMLPLVREARGRIVNVASVMGRVAGFGGGYCPSKYGVEAFSDCLRRELLPFQVRVSIIEPGAFANPIVTTVQEYMKGTWDRIPSDIKDAYGKQYFEFYCKAFQDLIKDASSNLYLVTDCMEHALTSRYPRTRYSAGWDAKFFYIPLSYMPTFVIDYVMGRLSPKPAQAI